The Brevibacillus choshinensis genome includes the window ATGGAAGCGCCGCATTTTCCACGACAGTACGCCATGGGAGCAAGGCATCCCGCTGAGGCATATATCCTACCATCCCCAAGCGATTCTCCATCAGCGTTCCATTGATCGTAATGCTTCCTGCCTGCGGCTGTAAAAGACCTGCCACCAGCTGAAACAGTGTGCTCTTGCCAATTCCGCTAGGGCCGATCAGACTGATGAACTCGCCTTTTCCTACGCGGAGGTCAAAATCGTGGAGAATGGGCTGATCCCCATAGGAAAATCGGACACCAGCAAAGGCCAGTTTGTCTAGCACGGCCACATTTCCTTTCTGTAGGCCATATCCCAGAACAAGTATTCCATCTTGGATGTGGTCAAGAAATGCTCTTCCAGTCTCGCAAGCTCTTGTTCGTTTTTCCCATCTGCCAGTTGGTTCATCACGTCGATCAACCAAGCTGCCAGTTCACCGAATTCTTCAGAGCTGTACGTACTTACCCATTCCCCGTAAAGCTCGTGATCTAGTGCCCCTTCGACTTGAGCCAGCTGTTTGCCGATTTCCCAGTAGCCCCACATGCAAGGAAGAACGGCGCTGACCAGTTCTGCCAGGGAGCCCTGGTGAGCGACCTTCAGCATGTAGCTGGTATAAGCAATCATGACAAAGGAAGGCTCAGTTGCCTCCAAGTCTGCTCGAGAAATGCCAAATTGTTCTGCGTACTGGCGATGCAAGGCCATTTCTCCGTTCAGAGTCGATTCTTGCAAGCCTGCAAATTTGGCACTCGTCTCTAAGTCATACGCCTTGGTACTTGCAATTTCAAAAATCTTGGCGTAATCAATCAGATACACGTAGTCCTGCTTCATATAAAATTTGAACGATTCTACGGGCAAGCTACCATCACCTAGCCCCATAACAAATGGATGCTGATGCGTTTTTTCCCAGATGGGGGCTACGCTTTTCCACAGACGATCTGTAAACGTAGACATGATGACTCACTCCTTTGGTTCCTTTTCTGTATTGCACCAGTCTGCGATAAACCGTGCCATCACTTGGGCAAATTGAACCAGCTGCTCCGGATCGATCGATTCATCCACCGTGTGTGCATGCGCGAGCTCGCCTGGCCCAAACAAGACAGCAGGGATTCCAGCGTGTGCGAACCACCCTGCATCTGTCACGGTAGGCGACATATCAATAACAGGTGCTTGTTTCATTTGAGCTCCATAGGCAGTTTGCAATGAGGCAAGACCTCGATGATGCCTGTCCAGTTCGAGAGACGGAAAAATTTCACCGCGCTCTTCAATCATGGAGCGGCCTCCCCAACGAAAGGACGGGGGATTCTCACGTAACCACACATCAGCTGCCGCAGCTTTTGAGACATGATCCTCGATCTCACGAATGATGTCCTCGTACGATTCATTCGGATAAAAGTGAACTGTGATCCAAAGCGCGCATTGATCTGCGATAAATGCAGCAAGTCGCCCGCCTTCGATAACGGCTGGATTGATCGTATTGCTCCCCGGAGGAAAACCTGGATACGATTTCATGACCGCCCAGTGACGCTCCAGTTCCTGCAGCGCTGCGAGGATCTTCATCATTTTTTCGATAGCGGAGGCACCATGGACTCGCCCACCTGCGTGAATAGTTCTAGCCCGCATCCCATCGTGCAAGGTCGTGGGGCTCTCGATCGTTATCCAGCCTGTGATGACTCCTCCTTGTCCTTGCAGGTGCAAATCGCTCGTATCGACGACAACCGCGTAGTCTGCTCGATAACCTCGTTCGATGGCCACTAGGGTCCCCGCTTCTCCAGCTTCTTCACCGATCACCGACTGGAACAGGAGGTCCCCTTTCAGCTCAACGCCGTGCTCACGAAGCATCTTGATCGCAAATAAGCTGGCAGCCAATCCACCTTTCATATCGGCTACGCCGCGTCCATACAATCGACCGTCTTTCCCATTCGTCAAAGAGAAGGGGGGATACGTCCAACCCGCGTCATCCCCGACTTCTGCGACGTCGATATGTCCGTTGATAAGTAAACTGCTTGCCTTGTCGGAAGCGGTACCAAGCAATGTCCCGACAACATTATCGTCGCCAGGAAAAACGGGCCAGCGATCTACATCAAAGCCCATTTCCAGTAATTCCTGAGCAATCAAGCTCTGTGCATGCTCACTGTTACGAGCGGGTGGACTCACCGTAGGATGTGACACCAGTTTGCCCAGCAAGTCAAACAATTCGTCTTTTCGGTTGGCAATTGCCTCGACTGCTGCCGTGAGCCTTTTCACGTTACTCAATCATCCCTTCAATAGGACTACTCGCGGAGGCGTAGCGCTTTTTCGCGATACGTCCTGCAAGGAAGCCTTTGCGCCCTGCTTCTACACCTAATTTCATCGCTTCTGCCATGAGGACGGGATTGTCTGCCAACGCAACCGCTGTATTCAAGAGCACACCATCCGCTCCCAATTCCATCGCTTTCGCACAATCGGCTGGAGCCCCGATTCCCGCATCGACAATGATTGGTACTTTGGCTTCTTCGAGAATAAAGCGCAGGTTGTTCTCGTTTACGATTCCTTGGCCAGAACCGATAGGAGAAGCGCCTGGCATCACCGCATGTACACCTACTTCTTGCAAACGACGGGCAAGAATTGGATCATCATTGGTGTACGTCAACACGATAAAACCTTCTTCCACCAAGATTTTGGAGGCTTCCAACGTACCAATCGGATCTGGCAAAAGTGTTTTTGGATCGCCGATGACTTCGACCTTGATCATGTCACACAGACCAGATGCTTTAGCCAAACGTGCGATGCGTACGGCTTCCTCAGCTGTGTAGGCTCCTGCTGTATTTGGCAGCAGTGTATATTTTTTCAAATCGAGCTGTTCCAAAAAGTTCGGCTCCTGTGGATTTTCCAAATTCAATCGACGTATGGCGAACGTCAGAATTTCAGCCTCAGAAACATCTACTGCTTTGCCTTGTGTATCTAAATCTGCGAATTTACCAGTACCGAGCAGCAAGCGGGAACGAAATTCATAAGGTCCAATTTTCCATGTATCCATCATGATCATCCTCCTCCAACAAAGTGAACGATTTCAATACGATCTCCATCTGCAATCGGAGCTTCCTCATAACGAGAACGGTCAATGATATCCCCGTTTTGCTCGACTACGACGATCTTCTCCTGTAATTGATACGAAGCAAGCAGGCTACGAATCGTCTGAATCTCTTCTGCCAGCTCTACCTTTTTTCCGTTAAGCACAACAACCATCGTATTCCTCCCATCCATCAAAAAAACGACTCCTCCCGCTGCTGGAATTCATCCAGTCAAAACAGAAGAAGCCGTTTCCCAATTCATCACGCAGATAGTCTAAAAAAACCATCCGCCGTGGATGGTTTGGTTCATAACGTTTCGTTATACCTCTTCCTCCGCTGGCATGACCCAGATCAGGTTCAACGGTCAGTAACACTCTCGTTACAATCTCAGCCGACGACGCTCGGCTCCCGCTTGGTAGTCATCTTATCCAATTGTCGTTTGTTCGAGTTCTACACTATCACTCTATTTTGTATTTGTAAAGGCTTCCTTGTGCAAGGCTTCCAGTTCCACGAGACAGCGTTGCGCCCAGTGTGACATTTTTCTCATTTTTTCCATCTCGCGTTCCATGGCTACTCGCACGGATTCCTTGTAGTCCGGAATGGTCCCGTTATACCGGGTAGCAGAATTGCTAAAGGTCATGAATTTTTCCTGATAGGACAAGGCAGGACGTTGGTGAAAAAGCGGTACGTCTACTTCAAAGGAAGTATGCAAGTCTCCTTGGGTAGGAAATTTGGTGACAGCCAATACCTTGACGAGTAGCTTGGTATCGTGGTTTTCCAAGACTTCTGTAATGTACTCTCCTGTTTTTTGCGTCACGCGTACGATATCTCCTGGGTTCCACATCTTTACTCATTTCCTCCTTTTGCTTTGCCTACATTCATCGATCAACTGTTCCTTACCTTTCTATTTATGATAAGGATGCTTCTAGCTGCTTGCGAGCATGAGCCAGCACTTCTTCTGCAGGCATACTCGGTTGTCCGCCGCCTTGTGCCATTGCTGGATTTCCACCGCCTTTGCCTTCGATCAAGGGGAGTGTGTCCTTCATCAATAGATTGACAGCTACATCGACTTCCGGTCCACGTGCAAATACAAGCTGTAATTTATCTCCGGTTGCTGCCAACAGGCAGACGACATCAGGAGCTTGTGCGACCGCCTGATGGGCGAACTGCTGAAGCTGTTGAATGGTCCGGTCGGTGAAGGTTAGTTGCAAGATACGCGCATTTCCTACCTGACTAGCTAGTGTAAGCTGCTGGCGAACCTCACCTTCTAAGAGGAGTCGCTCCTTCTCCACCAGGCTTTGCTTGAGGGAATCACGTTCAGCTACTAATCGCTCGGTTTGAGAGACCAATTCAGCATCACTGGTCATCAAAAGCTTGGACATTTCGCGCACCATGGATTGTTTTTTTGTGTAATCACGCATGGCTCGCCAGCCACAAATGAATTCCAAACGAATATTCCCTCTGTGACGCTCCCAGCCCAATATTTTGATCATCCCGACTTCACCTGTACGTGCCGGATGAGTACCGCCGCATGGATTGTAATCGAATTCAGGAATGATCACCACTCGGATATTTTCCGTCACGGTTGGCTGCTTTTTTAAAGGCAATGTGGCCAGCTCTTCGTCATCCACGAACCGAGCGGAGATGGGACGGTTCTCGAGGACGATCTGGTTAGCGCGCTGTTCGACGGCTTCCCAAACCTCCGCTGTCAGCTCATCCAATCTCACATCAATGGTGACCCGTTCTTTTCCTAAATGAAAGGCAACTGTCTCTGCATCGGCTACTTCCAAGAACGACGCGGACAAAATGTGCTGTCCCGCGTGTTGTTGCATATGATCAAATCGACGTTCCCAATCAATTCTGCCTTTTACTTGGTGAATCTCACCGTCCACTTCTTCCACGTCGATTACGCGGACTTCGCCTAGAAGCCCTTGGTCGGATGGTTGGCCCCCACCCGTTGGATAAAAGGCGGTCTGGCTCAACACGACAAAGGGAGTACCGTCCCCTTCCGTCCCTCGCTTCGTCACTTCCGCTGAGAATTGTTGCGTATACGCATCCTGATAATACAATCGATCTTTCATTTCGACTCCTTGCCGCACGAAGCAAAAACCACATCGGATATGCTTCAGCCATTTTCTCCCGCATGGGGTTACTAGTATAATAGGATTAGGAGGTGGTACTCTTGTCTAAAAAGTATTTTACACGAGAAGAAGCAAATGAGTTATTGCCGTATGTACGTGAAGAGCTTTCCTTTTTACAAGAGGCGAAACGCTCTTTTTATAAGCTATACCAGCAGCGTGAACAGATAAAAAAACAACAGCCTGTCCACGACAAAGAACTGTTTGCCGTTGAATGCCGCCTGGAATTCATGGAGATGGAAGCCCAAATGCACATCACCCAATTGATCACTAAAGGGATTCAGGTCAAGGATATCGATATCGGACTGTTTGATTTCCCGGCGTTGATCAATGGCGAAGAAGTTCTCCTATGCTGGAGAGAGGGCGAGTCCTCCATTACTCACTACCACGGACTTCATGATGGATTTAGCGGTCGCAAGCAACTCGACTAAAGACTTCTTCGCTTGATTCATGAATGACTGAATTACCCCAAGAGAAGCGCCATTTTTTCTTCTCGTTGTGCCCGTTTTTCAGGTGTCGCCAAATCGTATTTTTTCAATAGGTGGAACAGTTCGTTCAGCCTTTCTTGAGACAGCTCCGTTTCAAGCAATGCCTGCAGCTGTTCCACCCGTTTTTGCGGCAAAAAAGACGCTTGTTCAGCCAGCTTTTTTTGCACGTCCTCTACAGTGTGGTCCAGTTTACACTCTCCCATCTTCTTCCCCCTCCTACATCTCGGAGCGATACGCTCGAGAGTACTTTTTGCCATCATACCATGATTCTAACAGATTAGAAAACTCGCGTTAATGACCATGCAAAAAGGCGCACAACCTCTTGGATTGCACGCCGGACATTCATCTACGTTTTCGAACGCGGAAGTTCCCTTCGATTAGCAACCAGTTTTGCGGGAACGGCAGACCGAGCTTCCAATAGCTCACTCCACGCAGTCCTAGCTGCTTGACGAGGTCAAACTTGGCCTGGATGGAACGTGCGTCCTCAAACCAGACTTGATGACGCTTTTCTTGATCGTCTGTGTACTCAAAGAAGGGGGCCTGCGCACGGTAATCGTATTGGATGTTGACGTTATGTTCCGCTGCCAAAGCAATCGCTGCCTGAGGACTAAGGGCTCTCGCAGTCGTGCCCCGTTCGTACGGAAGTGTCCAATCGTATCCATACAAATTTTGTCCCATCAAGATTTTTTCAGCAGGCATCTCGGTTATGGCGTATTGCAAGACTCGGCGAACCGGCCCGATTGGTGAGACTGCCATGGGCGGACCACCACTGTATCCCCACTCATACGTCATGATCACGACGAAATCAGCGATTGCTCCGATCGCCCCGTAATCATGTGCAGAGTACCACCTGCCTCGTTGCTCCGCACTTGTCTTAGGAGCAAGTGCTACGGACATCATCATTCCTGCTGCCTGCGTCCGTTGCTTTGCCCTTCTCAGAAAACGGATGTACGCTTCACGATCCGTTGCTGGCAGTGCTTCCATATCGAAGTGGATGTCACCCATCCCGAGCTCTTGAGCCGTCGTAATAATCGTATCGAGTAATTTGTTCTGGAGGTCCATATCATTTAAAACCAGACCGCCTAGCTCTGTACTGAACTGGCCACCTTCCAGATTCGTCACGACCAACATCATGACGACCTGGTTGTCTCGAGCAATCGCTTGGAAATCATCGAGTGGCGGCCGGGCCAATGTTCCATCCCGCTTGATCCGAAAACTGAATGGTGCCAAATACGTCAGATGAGGCGCTGCTGTGCGCACATCTGCTTCCAACGCTTGAGACACTTGTCGTCTTGGTTCTGCATAGGCATTGAAATCGGCCGCACGTCTGGGGCGCGGCGGGATGTACAGCCTTTGTCCAATCTGCAAGGGTCGATACTGCGAAATGCCATTCACCCGTGCCAATTCAGCCGCACTGATGTGATAACGCTGACCGATCGTGTATAATGTATCGCCCTGTCTTACCCAATAATAGCTTCCCTCGATTGGAATGACGAGCGCCTGTCCGATGACGAGATTGGCTGGATCAGGAAGCTCATTTGCTCTCGTGATTTCTGCCGGTGTCGTTCCGTATGTTTCGGCGATGCCAGACAGCGTTTGTCCTCTTTCCACTACATGAATCTGCATACGCCGCCTCCTCCTTCGCATGATGTCTCTCTTTCTTTTTATTCCGCACGAAGGAAATGGGTGTATGTCTAGTTCAGATCTTTTAACCGCTCATATAGAAAACCGACCGACTGCATGGCAAAATGTCGTTCGTTCAATACTCCATCGCGAAACAATAGCAGCGCGGGCACACTGCTGATCTCCCACTGCTGAGCAAGATTTGGAGCCGTATTGATATTGATTTCGTAGGCAGCCACATTCGGCAAAGCTTCATAGGTAATTGTCAGCATTCTTTCTGCCAATTTACAAGTTCCGCACATCGGCGTATATACGAACAGGGCGAATGATTGCTTTTGCTCCATCAGCTGGTGAAACTGCTCGACCTTCATATCTTGCATCGCATTTCCCCCTTGACTTCGAGTTTACTCTAACTCATACAATACAACCAACTTCCACATTGGAAAAGGGGAATGCATAATGGTAAGTACTCGAGTAATTGTAACCCGATATGGAGGAACGGAGGTTCTCAAGGTCACAGAAGAACCTTTGCGCACACCTGGAAAAGACGAAGCTCGGATAAAAGTGGAGTGCTCAGGGGTGGCCCTCGCAGATCTCATGCGCAGGGAAGGTCTCTACCCCCTCTCTCCACAACCACCCTTTACACCTGGATATGATGCAATTGGAATCATCGAAGAAAAAGGAGAAAATGTCACACAATATGCTGTGGGAGATCGAGTCGCTGTCTTTTTTAACGGGGTTGGTGGTTATGCGTCCCACATATATTCACCGGTCGCTGAAGTCATCCCCGTTCCCGAATCGTTAGAACCAGCTACTGCGCTGACCATTTTGTTGAATTATGTGACTGCTTATCAAATGCTTCATCGATTTGCCCATGTTTCTGAAGGGGACCGCGTCCTGATTCACGGCGCAAGTGGTGGTGTAGGAACTGCCCTCTTGGAGCTGGGGAAGCTGGCCAAGCTGAAGATGTTCGGGACAGCCTCTGCCCACAAGCATCCGATCGTCGACAGCTATGGAGCCGTTGCTATCGACTACCATTCGGAGGATTTTGTAGAAGTCCTTTCAGAACTAGC containing:
- the tenA gene encoding thiaminase II; amino-acid sequence: MSTFTDRLWKSVAPIWEKTHQHPFVMGLGDGSLPVESFKFYMKQDYVYLIDYAKIFEIASTKAYDLETSAKFAGLQESTLNGEMALHRQYAEQFGISRADLEATEPSFVMIAYTSYMLKVAHQGSLAELVSAVLPCMWGYWEIGKQLAQVEGALDHELYGEWVSTYSSEEFGELAAWLIDVMNQLADGKNEQELARLEEHFLTTSKMEYLFWDMAYRKEMWPC
- a CDS encoding acetylornithine deacetylase, translating into MSNVKRLTAAVEAIANRKDELFDLLGKLVSHPTVSPPARNSEHAQSLIAQELLEMGFDVDRWPVFPGDDNVVGTLLGTASDKASSLLINGHIDVAEVGDDAGWTYPPFSLTNGKDGRLYGRGVADMKGGLAASLFAIKMLREHGVELKGDLLFQSVIGEEAGEAGTLVAIERGYRADYAVVVDTSDLHLQGQGGVITGWITIESPTTLHDGMRARTIHAGGRVHGASAIEKMMKILAALQELERHWAVMKSYPGFPPGSNTINPAVIEGGRLAAFIADQCALWITVHFYPNESYEDIIREIEDHVSKAAAADVWLRENPPSFRWGGRSMIEERGEIFPSLELDRHHRGLASLQTAYGAQMKQAPVIDMSPTVTDAGWFAHAGIPAVLFGPGELAHAHTVDESIDPEQLVQFAQVMARFIADWCNTEKEPKE
- a CDS encoding thiazole synthase, giving the protein MMDTWKIGPYEFRSRLLLGTGKFADLDTQGKAVDVSEAEILTFAIRRLNLENPQEPNFLEQLDLKKYTLLPNTAGAYTAEEAVRIARLAKASGLCDMIKVEVIGDPKTLLPDPIGTLEASKILVEEGFIVLTYTNDDPILARRLQEVGVHAVMPGASPIGSGQGIVNENNLRFILEEAKVPIIVDAGIGAPADCAKAMELGADGVLLNTAVALADNPVLMAEAMKLGVEAGRKGFLAGRIAKKRYASASSPIEGMIE
- the thiS gene encoding sulfur carrier protein ThiS; this translates as MVVVLNGKKVELAEEIQTIRSLLASYQLQEKIVVVEQNGDIIDRSRYEEAPIADGDRIEIVHFVGGG
- the kapB gene encoding sporulation phosphorelay system protein KapB, with translation MWNPGDIVRVTQKTGEYITEVLENHDTKLLVKVLAVTKFPTQGDLHTSFEVDVPLFHQRPALSYQEKFMTFSNSATRYNGTIPDYKESVRVAMEREMEKMRKMSHWAQRCLVELEALHKEAFTNTK
- a CDS encoding alanyl-tRNA editing protein, whose translation is MKDRLYYQDAYTQQFSAEVTKRGTEGDGTPFVVLSQTAFYPTGGGQPSDQGLLGEVRVIDVEEVDGEIHQVKGRIDWERRFDHMQQHAGQHILSASFLEVADAETVAFHLGKERVTIDVRLDELTAEVWEAVEQRANQIVLENRPISARFVDDEELATLPLKKQPTVTENIRVVIIPEFDYNPCGGTHPARTGEVGMIKILGWERHRGNIRLEFICGWRAMRDYTKKQSMVREMSKLLMTSDAELVSQTERLVAERDSLKQSLVEKERLLLEGEVRQQLTLASQVGNARILQLTFTDRTIQQLQQFAHQAVAQAPDVVCLLAATGDKLQLVFARGPEVDVAVNLLMKDTLPLIEGKGGGNPAMAQGGGQPSMPAEEVLAHARKQLEASLS
- a CDS encoding DUF2203 domain-containing protein encodes the protein MVLLSKKYFTREEANELLPYVREELSFLQEAKRSFYKLYQQREQIKKQQPVHDKELFAVECRLEFMEMEAQMHITQLITKGIQVKDIDIGLFDFPALINGEEVLLCWREGESSITHYHGLHDGFSGRKQLD
- a CDS encoding LysM peptidoglycan-binding domain-containing protein; this encodes MQIHVVERGQTLSGIAETYGTTPAEITRANELPDPANLVIGQALVIPIEGSYYWVRQGDTLYTIGQRYHISAAELARVNGISQYRPLQIGQRLYIPPRPRRAADFNAYAEPRRQVSQALEADVRTAAPHLTYLAPFSFRIKRDGTLARPPLDDFQAIARDNQVVMMLVVTNLEGGQFSTELGGLVLNDMDLQNKLLDTIITTAQELGMGDIHFDMEALPATDREAYIRFLRRAKQRTQAAGMMMSVALAPKTSAEQRGRWYSAHDYGAIGAIADFVVIMTYEWGYSGGPPMAVSPIGPVRRVLQYAITEMPAEKILMGQNLYGYDWTLPYERGTTARALSPQAAIALAAEHNVNIQYDYRAQAPFFEYTDDQEKRHQVWFEDARSIQAKFDLVKQLGLRGVSYWKLGLPFPQNWLLIEGNFRVRKRR
- a CDS encoding thioredoxin family protein codes for the protein MQDMKVEQFHQLMEQKQSFALFVYTPMCGTCKLAERMLTITYEALPNVAAYEININTAPNLAQQWEISSVPALLLFRDGVLNERHFAMQSVGFLYERLKDLN
- a CDS encoding medium chain dehydrogenase/reductase family protein, which produces MVSTRVIVTRYGGTEVLKVTEEPLRTPGKDEARIKVECSGVALADLMRREGLYPLSPQPPFTPGYDAIGIIEEKGENVTQYAVGDRVAVFFNGVGGYASHIYSPVAEVIPVPESLEPATALTILLNYVTAYQMLHRFAHVSEGDRVLIHGASGGVGTALLELGKLAKLKMFGTASAHKHPIVDSYGAVAIDYHSEDFVEVLSELAPEGMDAVFDPIGGRNWDRSMRTLNKQGTFIGYGYTSVFEQGEENDWAARWKALTEAKTTEQGNPVHVYSITTLKQERPEWFFEDVKHLFSLLLYGELQPFISHRIPFHEVARAHELLETSKAAGKIVLIHS